Within the Solibacillus silvestris genome, the region CTCTATTTTCAGAATATGATAAAGTATAGGTAGTCACTATTTTGAGGAGGTATTTTGAAATGAATTTAAAAGACTTTACAATAGGGGTTGTAACAGGGATAGCAGCAGCTGTCATTGTTAAAGAAATGAGCAATCGTGTCGCACCATTTGCGAATCCAGATCATATTTTAGCCAACATTAAAGATGAATTTAAAAAGCATGCACCAATTGATGGTTCTTGGATTTACATGAAAACTGAAAACTTCAGTAATGGCTTTACAGAAACACCGGTCTACCGTGGAGGTATTTCTCGTACAATTAACGGCGAGCTTGAGAACTACGAGTTCGCAGCAGATGCCCGTTCCGGTGCCATTGTA harbors:
- a CDS encoding peptidase M4, translating into MNLKDFTIGVVTGIAAAVIVKEMSNRVAPFANPDHILANIKDEFKKHAPIDGSWIYMKTENFSNGFTETPVYRGGISRTINGELENYEFAADARSGAIVDIKQI